One genomic window of Borreliella burgdorferi B31 includes the following:
- a CDS encoding penicillin-binding protein — protein sequence MTKRMLNNTYRIKTILTIFLAITLLTIYKYFTLMAFNNSPDNTISLKSNDIAKRGTIYDRNGKPIAFSSKSYSIGTNPQKIENIVSTSETLGAILQINSRILKEKLSSNKGFLYIKRKIKREESDLIKRIQAEGRLSNITLYPDYTRIYPFRNTTSNITGFVGTDNLGLEGIEFSLNSILGKDKTKQQFLNEEPETNNIHLTIDMDIQQGVSKIAKKYFKENNPESLITLVMNSQNGEILSMVQFPQYDANFYSKYPEEIRKNLSSSLTYEPGSINKIFTVAIILESGKLNLEEKFLDNGIYQKQFPSGEKITIKTLNPPYKHIDSTEILIYSSNVGIAYITEKVSNEYFYKKLLDFGFGEKVGVPFPGETKGLLNHYSKWSGRSKATIGFGQEIGVSAVQILQAASILSNNGIMLKPRIIKKISNDKGENIKEFDKEEIRKVISKNSAQKVLKMMREVVNKGGIPNLKIKNLDISAKSGTSQAIDRKTGKYSEEDYTSSILAIYPTEQPKYIIYIVYRYPKKIIYGTRIAAPMAKEIIEFIEHQQNTIAYKKIKMPSKIKIPKAETNYKNKTYLPNFINLSKREAIDILKYYKNTMKIKINGDGFVYKQSISPNTKLEDITELELYLK from the coding sequence ATGACCAAAAGAATGCTTAATAACACTTATCGAATAAAAACAATATTAACAATATTCTTGGCTATAACTTTGTTAACTATTTACAAATATTTCACACTAATGGCCTTCAATAACAGCCCAGACAACACAATATCTTTAAAGTCAAATGATATTGCCAAAAGAGGAACAATTTATGATAGAAATGGCAAACCAATAGCATTCTCTTCAAAATCCTACTCAATTGGTACAAATCCTCAAAAAATAGAAAATATTGTAAGCACATCTGAAACTCTTGGTGCAATACTTCAAATTAATTCAAGAATTTTAAAGGAAAAGCTTTCCTCTAACAAAGGGTTTTTATATATAAAAAGAAAAATAAAAAGAGAAGAATCAGATTTAATAAAAAGAATTCAAGCTGAAGGCAGGCTTTCAAACATCACTTTATATCCTGATTACACAAGAATTTATCCCTTCAGGAATACCACAAGCAATATTACTGGTTTTGTAGGAACAGATAATCTTGGCCTTGAGGGCATTGAATTTTCCCTAAATAGCATATTAGGAAAAGATAAAACCAAGCAACAATTTTTAAATGAGGAGCCAGAAACAAACAACATCCACTTAACAATAGACATGGATATACAACAAGGTGTTAGCAAAATAGCTAAAAAATACTTTAAAGAAAATAATCCTGAAAGTTTAATTACCTTGGTAATGAACTCCCAAAATGGAGAAATATTATCCATGGTTCAATTTCCTCAATATGATGCAAACTTTTATTCTAAATATCCTGAAGAAATCCGAAAAAACCTTTCTTCATCTCTAACCTATGAGCCCGGAAGCATTAATAAAATTTTTACAGTTGCAATAATATTAGAAAGTGGAAAATTAAATTTAGAAGAAAAATTTTTAGACAATGGAATATATCAAAAACAATTTCCATCAGGAGAAAAAATTACAATCAAAACATTAAATCCCCCCTATAAACATATCGACTCTACAGAGATTTTAATTTATTCATCAAATGTTGGAATAGCTTACATTACTGAAAAAGTTAGCAATGAATACTTTTATAAAAAACTTTTAGATTTTGGCTTTGGGGAAAAAGTTGGAGTTCCATTTCCCGGAGAAACAAAAGGACTGCTAAATCATTATTCAAAATGGTCAGGACGAAGTAAAGCTACAATTGGATTTGGACAAGAAATAGGAGTGTCAGCGGTTCAAATATTACAAGCTGCAAGCATACTAAGCAATAATGGAATAATGCTAAAACCTAGAATAATAAAAAAAATAAGCAACGATAAAGGAGAAAATATTAAAGAATTTGATAAAGAAGAAATAAGAAAAGTAATATCCAAAAATTCAGCACAAAAAGTTTTAAAAATGATGAGAGAAGTTGTAAATAAAGGTGGAATTCCAAATCTTAAAATTAAAAATCTTGACATTTCTGCAAAAAGTGGAACATCTCAAGCTATTGATAGAAAAACGGGAAAATACTCAGAAGAAGACTATACATCTTCTATATTGGCAATATACCCCACAGAACAACCAAAATATATTATTTACATTGTATACAGATACCCAAAAAAAATAATATACGGAACAAGAATAGCAGCCCCAATGGCAAAAGAAATAATAGAATTTATTGAGCACCAACAAAATACAATAGCATATAAAAAAATTAAAATGCCATCAAAAATCAAGATCCCTAAAGCTGAAACTAATTACAAAAACAAAACATACTTACCAAATTTTATCAACCTTTCTAAAAGAGAAGCAATAGACATACTAAAATACTATAAAAATACTATGAAAATAAAAATAAATGGCGATGGATTTGTTTACAAGCAAAGTATATCCCCCAATACAAAATTAGAAGATATAACAGAGCTTGAACTGTATTTAAAATAA